From Acropora muricata isolate sample 2 chromosome 14, ASM3666990v1, whole genome shotgun sequence, one genomic window encodes:
- the LOC136898049 gene encoding histone H3-like: MARTKQTARKSTGGKAPRKQLATKAARKSAPATGGVKKPHRYRPGTVALREIRRYQKSTELLIRKLPFQRLVREIAQDFKTDLRFQSSAVLALQEASEAYLVGLFEDTNLCAIHAKRVTIMPKDIQLARRIRGERA, from the coding sequence ATGGCACGAACTaagcaaacagcacgaaagtCAACGGGTGGTAAAGCACCGCGAAAACAACTCGCTACGAAGGCGGCTCGCAAGAGCGCTCCTGCTACGGGTGGAGTGAAAAAGCCTCATCGTTATAGACCCGGTACAGTGGCCTTACGGGAAATTCGTCGTTACCAGAAATCTACAGAGTTGCTGATTCGAAAGTTGCCGTTCCAGCGCCTCGTGCGAGAAATTGCCCAGGACTTCAAGACTGACTTGCGGTTCCAAAGTTCGGCTGTGTTGGCTCTCCAGGAGGCCAGTGAAGCTTACTTGGTCGGTCTTTTCGAGGACACCAACCTGTGTGCAATTCACGCCAAGCGTGTTACCATCATGCCGAAGGATATACAGCTTGCTCGCCGAATTCGGGGAGAGCGTGCCTAA
- the LOC136898053 gene encoding histone H2B encodes MAPKVAAAKKGEKRVGKAKSGTAETAKRRRGKRKESYAIYIYKVLKQVHPDTGISSKAMGIMNSFVNDIFERIAVESSRLSLYNKKATISSREIQTAIRLLLPGELAKHAVSEGTKAVTKYTSSK; translated from the coding sequence ATGGCGCCCAAGGTAGCTGCCGCTAAGAAAGGGGAAAAGAGAGTTGGCAAGGCCAAGTCCGGGACGGCCGAGACTGCCAAGAGGAGAcggggaaagagaaaggaaagctatgCGATCTACATATATAAAGTGTTGAAGCAGGTTCATCCCGACACGggaatttccagcaaagccaTGGGTATCATGAATTCTTTCGTGAACGATATTTTCGAACGCATAGCCGTGGAGTCCTCACGTCTTTCGCTTTACAACAAGAAGGCCACCATTAGTTCAAGAGAGATCCAAACAGCGATAAGACTTTTGCTTCccggtgaacttgcaaaacacgccgtcagcgagggtacgaaggccgtgaccaagtataccagcagcaagtga
- the LOC136898052 gene encoding histone H2A, with protein sequence MSGRGKGKAQGTKSKSRSSRAGLQFPVGRIHRLLRKGNYAERVGAGAPVYMAAVLEYLSAEILELAGNAARDNKKSRIIPRHLQLAVRNDEELNKLLAGVTIAQGGVLPNIQAVLLPKKTEKKQH encoded by the coding sequence ATGTCCGGTCGCGGCAAAGGCAAGGCTCAAGGCACCAAGTCCAAATCTCGATCCTCTCGAGCAGGTCTTCAGTTTCCAGTGGGTCGCATTCATCGCCTTCTTCGAAAGGGCAATTATGCTGAGCGAGTTGGTGCAGGTGCTCCAGTGTATATGGCTGCCGTATTAGAGTACCTAAGCGCCGAGATTCTCGAGTTGGCTGGAAACGCCGCGCgagacaacaagaaaagcagaatAATACCTCGACACTTGCAGCTGGCTGTTCGAAATGACGAGGAATTAAACAAACTTCTTGCAGGCGTGACTATCGCTCAGGGCGGCGTCCTCCCCAACATACAAGCTGTTCTCTTGCcgaaaaagaccgagaaaaagcaacattaa
- the LOC136898050 gene encoding histone H4: MSGRGKGGKGLGKGGAKRHRKILRDNIQGITKPAIRRLARRGGVKRISGLIYEETRGVLKVFLENVIRDAVTYTEHAKRKTVTAMDVVYALKRQGRTLYGFGG, encoded by the coding sequence ATGTCCGGACGTGGCAAAGGAGGAAAAGGCTTGGGCAAGGGAGGCGCCAAACGTCACCGCAAAATTCTCCGAGATAACATTCAGGGAATCACCAAACCGGCCATTCGACGCCTAGCTCGTCGAGGAGGTGTTAAGCGCATCTCGGGTCTGATCTACGAGGAGACTCGaggagttctcaaggttttcctagagaatgtcatccgtgatgccgttacttataccgaacacGCAAAGCGCAAGACCGTCACCGCTATGGATGTGGTTTACGCTCTCAAACGCCAGGGACGTACCTTGTACGGATTTGGAGGCTAG